The Salinirubellus salinus genome segment GGCATCGAGCGACCGTTCGACCCCTCCCCACTTCACTCTCAGGCGAACAGGGCGCCGAGGAGACCGCCGATGGCGCTGTCGAGCGCGAACACGAACGCCAGCACCACGCCGACGACGAGGACGCCGCCCCCGCCGAGGAGGCTCCCGACGGGACCGCCGGCGAGGCCCCCGATAGCCGCGCCGAACAGCGCGAACAACAGTGCCAGCAGGATACCGCCGATGGCCCCCGCGAGCATCCCGTGCCACGCGCCACGGAGGAGGCCACCCGGCCCCTCCGAGCAGGCGACGTAGCCCGCCGCGATGCCGGCGATGAGCCCGGCCCCGACGTGCCCGATGACCGGGATCACGAACGCCACCAGTCCCGCGACGATACCCACGAGGAAGCCGATGCCGACCGCACGCCAGTCTGTCATGCCCGTCCGTAGACCGGCGCCGGATATGGGTTTAGTGGCCGGTGATATCCTCGATACGGGAGCGGGACACACTGGCCGTGCGTCGCCGTCTCACGGACCGTCCGGCCCACATGGACGGCCTTATGAACGTCCACACGGTAACTCGGGTAGCATGAGCGGGCCCTTCGAGAACCTCCCGACGACGCCGCGGTCCGAGGAGCTGCTGGACAAGGCGTTCTCGCGAGCGGCCCGTGCCGGCCGTGCCAAGACCGGTATCGAGGCACAGGAGTCGATGCTCCAGACCGCCGGCAACATCCTGAGTGACAACCTCCAGAACGTGGTCACCTCGTGGCCGGACTTCTCCGAACTCGACCCGTTCCATTACGAACTCGCCGACGCCATCGTCGACGTGGACTCGCTCCGACAGGCGCTCTCGGAGGTCCAGTGGGCCTCCCGGCAGGTCGGGAACCTCAAGGGCGAGTACCAGGGGAAGATACGGCGTGCCGACACCGACACGGCCCGGAAACACCGGAAGCAGGCGTTCGCCCGCTTCGCCAGCATCCTCGAGGAGGTCGAGGACGACCTGCTCGAGATCGGTGCGGCGCGCGACGAACTCAAGCACGTCCCCGAACTCGACCCGGACGAACCCGCCATCGTCGTCGCAGGCTACCCGAACGTCGGCAAGACCTCGTTCATCAACCGCGTGACGAACGCGCGCAACGAGATCGCGAGCTACCCGTTCACGACGACGGAACTCCACGTCGGGCACGTCGAGCGTGACTACCTCCGCTACCAGCTCGTCGACACGCCCGGCCTGCTCGACCGCCCGGCCGACGAGCGCAACGACGTCGAGAGACAGGCCGTCTCGGCGCTCACCCACCTCGCCGACGCGGTGCTGTTCGTCGTGGACGCGAGCGGGAACTGTGGCTACCCGCTGGAGATACAGCTCGCCCTGCGTGACGACCTGAAGGACCGGTTCCGCGACGTGCCGGTCGTCACCGTCTGCAACAAGATGGACCAGTCGACAGACGTGGCCGCGGACTTCTTCATGAGCGTCGAGACGGGCGAGGGCGTCGACGAGGTGCTCGACGCGGCCGTCGAGGCGGTCGGGTACGAGCCGGAACTGCCGTTCGACGAGTAACACCGGTCTACTTCCGCCCGTTCCGAGGTTCTCGATACCACAGACGACAGCGCGATAGCTGGTACAACGTAGACCGCGACCGCGCAGCAGTAGCCCCGGTCAGCCCTGGCGGGCTGCCCCGGGAGCCCTGCCCTTCCCCGGCGCGCGGCCACGCGCTCCCGTTCGGTCGCGCTGGCCACGCAGGCCGTCTGGTTCGACCGGCCGAGCGGTCGCTTACTGTTCGGCGTCGATGCCGTAGACCACGCTGACCGACGCGGTCACCGACACGTCGCCGGGTTCGAGGACGGTCCTGCTCTCGGCGGCGTCCCCTCGGGCGAACTCGACCGGGGAGACCGGTCCGACACTGTTCGACGTGGAGAGCGACTGGACCGGGCCGACCGAGACGCCGGCGGCGGCGGCCATCGTCTCCGCGTCGGTGCGGGCGTTCTCCACCGCGAGGGTCAGCGCCTCCTGTCGGAGTTCGGCACGCTTCTCCTCGGAAAGGGTGAACGCGACGCCGGCGACGCGGTCGGCGCCGTTGCCGACGGCCACGTCGACGATCTCACCGGCCCGGTCGGGGCTCACCTCGATGCGGAACGAGTGGACGGCGCGGTAGCCGTCGAGGGTGCGCTCGCCGTCGTCGTACTGGTACTGCGGGAAGACGCCGAACGACTCCGTGGTGACGTTCGCGTCGGGCACACCGGCGTCGCGGAGCGCCTCGCGCATCTCCTCGACGGCCGTGGCCACGTCACCGCGGGCGCGGTCGGCCGTGTCCGCCTCACGCTCGACGGCCACGCGCACGACGGCGAGGTCCGGAGCGGCCTCGACGGTGGCCGCCCCCGAGACGCTGATGCTCGGGGTGCTGTCGGCCGTCTGCTCGGTCGTCTCGGCGGTCGACTGGGCGAGCGGGGTCGGACTGCCGGCCCCGACACAGCCGGCCAGCAGGACCAGCAGCGCCACGAGCGCGGCTCCGATTCGGGTGTCTGGACGCATGTCGCTCCCGAGGATGTCGGCGAATATGAACGTCTCGTAGTCTCAAACGGGTGATTGAGCTATCCGCCTGAGCGAGCGGGAGTCCTCGCCCCCGGCCGTCCGGACCGACGGACTCCGCTCCACGGTCACGTACCGTACCTCGACGGGCACGTCCCGGCCGACCACGTCACGCACCTCCGAACCGAGCGCCTCGGCGAGGCTCCCTCGCTCCTCGCCGGGGGGGACACCGACGGTGACGACCACGCGGTCTATCTGTCGGAGGACCGGGAGGTCGAACTGCGGTTCGGTCTCCACCTCCATCGAGAGCAGCGAGAAGCGGGCGTACTCGCCGTCGTCCAGCAGCGACTGTATCTCGTCGCGGAGCTCGGTCTCGACCTGCGAGTTCTGGAAGGTGTCGTAGGTCACCCCGCCGAGGAACAGCGAGAAGATGGCGATGAGGACGACGAGGACGGTCACGCGCTTGAGGGTCGCCGAGCGGGCCTCCTCGTGCCGGAAGAAGTACTCCGGGCGGTAGCCGGCGTACCAGAGCACGAGCAGCGCCGC includes the following:
- a CDS encoding DUF5518 domain-containing protein, with amino-acid sequence MTDWRAVGIGFLVGIVAGLVAFVIPVIGHVGAGLIAGIAAGYVACSEGPGGLLRGAWHGMLAGAIGGILLALLFALFGAAIGGLAGGPVGSLLGGGGVLVVGVVLAFVFALDSAIGGLLGALFA
- a CDS encoding SIMPL domain-containing protein → MRPDTRIGAALVALLVLLAGCVGAGSPTPLAQSTAETTEQTADSTPSISVSGAATVEAAPDLAVVRVAVEREADTADRARGDVATAVEEMREALRDAGVPDANVTTESFGVFPQYQYDDGERTLDGYRAVHSFRIEVSPDRAGEIVDVAVGNGADRVAGVAFTLSEEKRAELRQEALTLAVENARTDAETMAAAAGVSVGPVQSLSTSNSVGPVSPVEFARGDAAESRTVLEPGDVSVTASVSVVYGIDAEQ
- a CDS encoding NOG1 family protein, with the protein product MSGPFENLPTTPRSEELLDKAFSRAARAGRAKTGIEAQESMLQTAGNILSDNLQNVVTSWPDFSELDPFHYELADAIVDVDSLRQALSEVQWASRQVGNLKGEYQGKIRRADTDTARKHRKQAFARFASILEEVEDDLLEIGAARDELKHVPELDPDEPAIVVAGYPNVGKTSFINRVTNARNEIASYPFTTTELHVGHVERDYLRYQLVDTPGLLDRPADERNDVERQAVSALTHLADAVLFVVDASGNCGYPLEIQLALRDDLKDRFRDVPVVTVCNKMDQSTDVAADFFMSVETGEGVDEVLDAAVEAVGYEPELPFDE